TGACAGCATCAGCAATCCCAATCTCCGTGTCCTTGTCCCTCACAACTCCGGCAATGCCCATGCGCACCTGTGTGGGAAAAGGTTATCAAATCCCCTTTCCTTCTGTGTGAAAATGTGGCCTTCAGTTCATTTTCTGGCTGTTCCCCACAAATTTGATAGAGGTGGTGCGTCTACTCTGTTCCTACGTGACAGTACTCTGGTGAAAATATCTCCTGATTGACAAATCTGCATCTGGATTGGGAGAACTATAAACGCCTGGCAGGAGGGCTTATCTATGGGCTTTCCCGAGTTCAGTGACTCTTGTTATTGGCCTTGTGTTTTAGAACTCTTGGAAACTATACTTATGGAGTCATTCCAAGGGACATGAGTTCTGTGAAAAGTGAAGTGTCTATGCCAGGGCATTTCCTGCACTTGCAAAATCTGACTCTTTTCTGAGAACAGCTCTGGGTCAGCTCTATGGACAATTGCCTGGACTGCTGTCAGGTCTATTCCCACCCGCTTACGCCACCCGCCTGGCAAACTGTGATTCCTGTCCTGTATCCCTCCAAGTCAATCTGATGCTGAGTGAGTATGACCCATGGCACCTGTGAGTCAGAATGCTCAGCCTGACCTTAGGCTCAGCTCCCAACTGGGAGCTGCATCAACATGGAGAAGAGACCAGTCAGGAGTGACTCGGGCAGGCTGGGCACAGGGGGGATTCAGGTCGGACCTGTTCCAGGTAGGTGAGAAGGGCATCTTTGTTGTTCTCCCACTCCTGGGGCAGCTCGTTCTCGTGAGGGAACTTGTCACAGGACAGCTCCACAGTGACTTCAAAGCAGTTGGTGTGTAGGTAGCTGAAGTCATTCATGCCTAGGGGTACCGCAGACACTGGAGCCTAAAGGGGCGGGATGGGACCCCTGCCCTCCTGGTGCCCTCCTCTGGGAGACACTTCCTGGTGACAGCTGACACCAGTGGTTATGTGAGAGCAGACTGTCTTATTGGGCAGAGTTACGGGGACGGAGCTAACCCCACCCTTGGGCACATACTCCCAGGAACTGTGTGCCAGTCAGCCCCGTTGATGATGTTGCCATACAAGGAGAAGTCCTGGCTGTGGCAGGGTCGGCGATCTGGGTCCTGCATTGCCCAATTAGTGCCAGCATAGACAGTGCTGAGCCAGCGAAACACTGCCTCATCTGGGGTGGGCGTGAGTTCACGGGCAGCCCACGGAGTCCGAGTCATGTCGAAGGGGTAGGACACCACGAGCTCACCCCCGTGGAGGTTGGCACTTAGCACAAAAGGGATCCGCTCCATCCACTTGATCACTGCCCGCGTTTCAGGAGCCACCTGGACAAGGGCAGGTCAGGGGGGTGGGAGACAGAGACAAAGGCCCCTAGGGTGGCCCTCCACCACTGTCCCCAGAATACTCACAGTGGCATTGGGCAGGGTGTAGTAAGTAGGCAGTGGCAGGTGATGGTTGGGGACAGTGTCAGGCACCAGCCCATCATCCTCTGCTTCCCACAGTGGTGTGTTGAGGTCAGCAAAATTATGGTTAAGGTCAATGCCCTGATGGTTCCAGCGGCCCTCTGCCCAGCCCACCAGCTCCGAGCCCTGCCAGGGACGAGGTTTGTTCAAGCCAAGCAGGCTCCGGGCACCGCGACAGAAGGAGCAGGCTGGCCCTCGGGCCAAGTGGCCTACCCGGCGGAAGGCAGTCTCATAGCCGTCAGGGTTCATGGAGGGCAGCAGGTGAATGCGCGTCTCGGCAAGCAGCCGGGTCACCCGCGGGTCCCCTCTCAGGAACTCACGGCACAGGAACTGCATTAGGAGCAGGAGCAACTCCCGCCCCAGCGCCTCATTCCCGTGCATGCCGGCCACGTAGCGCACCTCAGGCTCTCCTGGGAGCACACAGGTGCTCGCAACTGGCtcatgcccctgcccctccccgccgctgcgcccacctctcccaccccacctgccaGTACCCAGCTCATGCTCCCCAGGCTGGTCCGACATTTCCATCACATACAGCTTCAGGCCCTGGTGGCTCTTCCCGATGCTGTAGACGCGGGTGATGTTGGGGCATTGCTCGTTCACCTGCTTCATCAGCTGGGGGGCGGAGTGCACCTCCCACGGTGCAGGGCATGGGAGGATCAGACCCAGGGGTCAGACCACATGTGGCCACGGAAGGATTTCAAAAGCGTGTGGTGGCCCATACAGATGGGGACACCACGGCATGGTACAGGAGTGGGCAGCAGCAGACCAGAAGGAAGGGTCAGAATAAGGGAGGCGCCATAACAAGGGAAATTGGGGCAGTTTAGGGGTCAACAGGAGGGTGAGATGAGGGAGGACATGAGGGCAATCATAGCCAGTTATGCCCTGGTAGGCGGGGGACCTCAGATGGGCAGATCCTCCCTCCTGGGTCATAAGGTTTACCTTCCTCATGGCTTTATAATCATGATGCCGGAAGTCCAGTGTGTCGGAGGATCCCAGCACAGGGACCTCAGGGAATAGACCATTAGGATCTGGTAGAGGATGAGTTCCCAATAAAGGGGGAGTTCCCAGTGGAGGGTGCGCCCTGCCCATCCAACCCTTGTCTTACAGCCCACCTGAGACGGGGCAGGCCAGGATCTCTGCCCGGAGGCAGGATGCACCTCCCTGGAGCCAGGTCTGGGGCAGCAGGCGAATGAAACGGGCCACCTGCGGCTCAGGCAGGAGGTTCAGCACTGGCGTCTCTGGGTCCGAATTGGCAGGAAATACCTGGGGGCATCAAGTCCTTTGTAAGGGTGGCTTGAACCCCAGCAGCCTGGCGGAGGGCCCAGGGAAGGAGCTCAGGCTGCTGAGCTCACTGAAAAATCCACGCCGTAGGCTCAGCTGGAGACTTGCCCACTGTGTCAAACACAGACCGCTGCCCACAGCCTTTGCCAGCAGGCAGCCTCAGGCAGCCACGCTTTCCGTTTTGGTCACAGCTCATTAGACCAATATGGCCATGTGACTCAGGAGCAGCCAATCCTGGAAGTGGCCAGGACCCCACACTGTAGCCTGGGGTAAAAAGGGGTCATTGAGATGGGGAAGCCAGAGTTATGAGGAGGTGAGAAGTGATGCAAGGACCAGGGGCCCATCACCAGAAAGGGTGTTCCAGCAGGAGGCTGTGGCATGGAGGAAGTATTTGGGGAGGATACAGGCATGATCCAAAGCAGCCTGCCTCCCAAGGCTGTCTGCTGGGTGCCACTCATCCTGACAACAACCCCCTTTCTCCTGGGATGCCCAAGCGGACACCTGTTCCTTGTCCTCAGaggagccccagcccagcccagcaccctACAGTGGGCCAGGAGCCCAACCCCCAGCATAGAGGGCCCCAGCCACCATGGGACCTCTCACCGCGTCCATCCCACTGCTGCGATTCTTACTCCCCCACCAGGTAAGACTGTCATTGCTGAACTGGACCTTGTATGATGTGACCCAGTCATACCTGGCAGGAAAGATGGGTAGAGATCATGGGTGGCTCCCAGGACTCCCACCCCAGTCCTCCTGAGTCTGCCCATGACTTCCCTGCTCTGGAGATATTCTGCCTCACCTCCAGATGGAGTTCCTGCCCTGTGTGATAATGCCTGAGAAGCGGGTGGGGTGCCTAGCATCCACCTGAAGCCATGGCTCGGCATCCTGCTCCTCGGCACACCAGGCCCCGTCAAAAAGATCACCATCCTCCAGGCCTGACTGTGGGCACAGGACATAGTCATCAGAACCAGGCAGGCAGTATGGGGTAAGTCTTAACCGAAGGTGGGAGGGGCAAGTAAGTAGGTCCTAGGGGTTGCCTTGCTGACCTGGATGTTGAGCCGTCCTCGGTGTGGTCCAAGACCAAAGGACTGGCTGCTAGATGCATCGAGCTGGTTATCTGAAACTCGCAGGGACTCCAGGCCCAAAGGGGGACAGTCTGGGACAGGGACAGAGCAGTAAAATAGGACCAGAGAAAGAGTGGTCAGGGCACGTAGGAAGCTGAGTCTAAGCTTGACAGTGTGTTGGACAGGCTGGGGGCATGTCTATGCCCAGGAGACCAAGAGCTACATTAGTTTGTGCCCCAGAGACTGCAAGTCTGGGCAGGGCCCCTGGAATGGTGGTACCTGGTTCTTGCTTCTCGGGGAGGTCAAAGGTCCTTGCAGGGCTGGTGGTCACTGAAGCCCTGGCAGTcactggggggctggggggagttAGCTTCTTTCGCTTCTTCATGatgatctttttcttcttgatgactCGAATCCGGACATGCTGTTCTGAGGTCCCTGGGGACCAAGGAGGCAGAGCACCAGGGAAGGAAAGGATGACACGAGACCCCAGATGGAGAGGTCTGCCAGCCCAAGAAAGCCTGCAAGTCCACAACAGGCCCCACCACACATATCCAAGAACCTTGGCATGGACTTAAAGGCCCGCAGGCTGACCCCCAACCTACCTCTCCAGCCACTTCCTTGATTCCTTCTCCCCTCTGACGGCTTGGCCCTCACCAATAGAGAGCTACACTGCCACTAGGAACTATCTGCTTACTTCAAAGAGCTGAATTTGGTTCTTTAACACCTTCTTTGCCCGGCTGTCCCCTCCCCTGTCATCCACCACCTTTGATTTTATTGCCTAATTCCCATTCTTCCTTTGCATCTCAGCCCAGATACACTTCAAGGAGCCTTCCTTAGCTCCAGACTCGGTCTCATGTCCCAAAGCCTCTGTACCACCACCATCATTATGTTTACCGTCTGAGCTGAGATGTCCTGTCCTCAAATCCATGTCTGCCCGGATGCTCAGGCTTTCCAGAGCTgcacccctgccctgcctgcccttcAGTACAAAGCATTCAATGCACAGGGCAGGTGCCACTAGTTACCCACCCAGCCTAGCTCCACAGATGCCCCTAGAACATGCTGTACATTTTTGTGTTAGGTGCCCTGTGTCTTTGCACAGACTGTTTCCTTCTTGGCTGCCCTCCTCTTCAGCTCTTCCTAATTCAGAGATACCCTTCAGGACCAGTTCCACTTGCCTATCCCAAGAAACCCTCCTTGGCTGCCAATCCCCTTGCTTTCCTCCTCTCTTACTCCCACATCTGAAAAGGTGGGAAGTCAGGcagccttccccctcccttccccaggcagTGCCGCGTTCCTCCTGGCAGAGagctcttcctcccttcctcggttctttccttccagcccctgccctcaagctCTTTCCCACAGTCTTGCTCTGTACCCTCCTCCTTTGTCTGCacctttttctcccctcctcctggctctggcctcagtttcctcatctgtgaaaagggaaAGTTTGGGGCTGGAAGAGGCAGCATCCAACTGGCTCCAGTCCCAGGACTGCTGACTTGGTTTGGCAGGGAACTGGGGCTGCTGACTCAGCAGCCATTGTACTGGGCAGGGAGTGTGAGTGCGTGGGGAAGGGTCGCCACACAGGCGCTGGGCACCGAGTGTGGCGTGTGTGgagtgtgtggggtgtgtgtgcgcgtgctgGGGAGGGTCGCCACACGGGGAGCGGAGGAGTGGGACAACCGGCCCGCGGAAGAAGCGGGCCGTGGGTCGGGAGCTCACCGTTCTCGTTCCCTGCGGACAACTCTGCCTGGCTGCTACGCGGGGCCGGGGTCGAGACCGGGGCCTCGGTGGTCGCGGGCGACGCCAGGCCCATCACCGAGGCGCCGGACGCCCCGAGACTCACCCCGACGGCAGGCGCGAAGGTGGCCAAGGCGAGCAGGAGACCCCACATGGCGGGGTCCAAAGCGAGGACACGCGCTGGGCCCGCGATGGCCGGTGGGTTCGCCTCTTCCTGCTGGGGCTCGGGAGCCCCCCGCCCCTTCCTGCCGCCGCCGCACGCCCCCTGAGGCCTTCGACACGCCCACAGCCCGCCAGTTGGCCTCGGACCCAGGAGccgaggggtgggcaggggaggggagaggaaggaaggggtggggaggagccagggctgcagcccagGGTCTCCGCACCCGCcgaccctccccctccctctctgccccgcGCCCCAGACCCCGCACCTAACTCACCCGCCTCTCTCGGCAAAGACCCTGCACCCTGGATTCCACGCGATCCTGTGCGCCCGTCCCACAGTGGGCACTTACTGTGTACCATGCCCCGTGCCAGGCGCTTTACCCGTGGCCTCTCAGACAAATCTCATCTTACAAActggtaaactgaggctcagggctgCTAATTGACTTAGCCTAGGTAGCGAAGCCGAGAACTTTGGGGAGGAAACTACAACCCGAGAGGGAAATCTATCCAGTCAGAACCCCCTGCCAGGACGGGTGGGACGGAAAGAAGGgtgagaggaaactgaggtggcGGCTGGGgtacggggtgggggagggctggctCTCCAGGAATCCTTCTGAAGGACACCCAAGGAGCCCAGCTAGAGGCggtgcttccctccctccccactgcggCGCCccgcctctcctctctcttcctttccccagcctcccctccttTGCTCACCCGGCTGCCACGTTCCGGGGTTACATAACCCGAGTAGAGGCGTCCGAGCCTATACCCAgcgggctggggcagggggtggagggtgaggCTGATGCATGTCCTGCCCTCCCCCGCCTCACTCTCCTCTGGGAGCCGGCAGCCCTGGGTCTGTGTCTTCGGGACCACCTCCGACCCCGGGATTCCAGAGCGCAGgaccctccccatccctctccgAGGTCCCCTTTGGCTCCCCCACGCCAGGGTCGCCTTCCCAGAAGGAAGGCATTCGTTCACTGTGCGCCTCTGGCCGGTGCTTTGCCCGTGCAAGGATCCCGCCAGGGAGACACCGCCATTCCCAAGTAAGAAGAGATGCCCAGAGGTGGCCGGGAATCCTCTGGAGTGCGCGGGGCCCctgagcaaatattttctgtaaggTCACTGCCCATATGAACAATTTGAATTACCCTAAATCAGCGTGTCAGCACCGGATCTCTCGAAAGAAATATGCGCTCCTGGAACTGAGACCCACCCCCAGTAAGAACGATCTCATAGACTCGAGTCCCGAAGCTCCTCAAGGCATTTGGTCCACCCCATGCGCTCTGGGTAGAGAATCCCCGAAAGGGAGTAACTGGGACAGGGCCCCCGCGGGTCCTGCTCCCGCCTTAGAGCGCCCCGCCTGGACACCACTGCCGGGTCCCAGTCACCAGAGGAGGATCTAGAAAAATTCAAGGAAGGCGTGCCGAAGCGGAGGGTCCCTGAAGCGCCGGGCAGAGTCAGCGGCAGAAAGACGGTACTGCGGCCCCAGGCTTCGCAgaagtgggaggcagggagaggctcTGTGGAGCTAGAAGCGGGTCTGTGCAAGTCCTGAGGACTGCTCCACCTCCCGCCAAAACCCAGTCTGCCCACTTCcctggcccccccccccccccgcatccAAGTTTCACAGAGTGGTGCGAGAGGGTCGGGGCAGAGCCTGGCTAGGACAGGTCAGCCTCCTGAGGCTCCCACCTCCTCCAAGCCCTTCCCTATACCGCAGCCAAATTGTCCTAGTGGGCTCACCTTCCAGGCTATTCCTGAAAATGTTCTTCCCCACCC
This region of Physeter macrocephalus isolate SW-GA chromosome 14, ASM283717v5, whole genome shotgun sequence genomic DNA includes:
- the CPXM1 gene encoding probable carboxypeptidase X1 isoform X3; protein product: MGLASPATTEAPVSTPAPRSSQAELSAGNENGTSEQHVRIRVIKKKKIIMKKRKKLTPPSPPVTARASVTTSPARTFDLPEKQEPDCPPLGLESLRVSDNQLDASSSQSFGLGPHRGRLNIQSGLEDGDLFDGAWCAEEQDAEPWLQVDARHPTRFSGIITQGRNSIWRYDWVTSYKVQFSNDSLTWWGSKNRSSGMDAVFPANSDPETPVLNLLPEPQVARFIRLLPQTWLQGGASCLRAEILACPVSDPNGLFPEVPVLGSSDTLDFRHHDYKAMRKLMKQVNEQCPNITRVYSIGKSHQGLKLYVMEMSDQPGEHELGTGRWGGRGGRSGGEGQGHEPVASTCVLPGEPEVRYVAGMHGNEALGRELLLLLMQFLCREFLRGDPRVTRLLAETRIHLLPSMNPDGYETAFRRGSELVGWAEGRWNHQGIDLNHNFADLNTPLWEAEDDGLVPDTVPNHHLPLPTYYTLPNATVAPETRAVIKWMERIPFVLSANLHGGELVVSYPFDMTRTPWAARELTPTPDEAVFRWLSTVYAGTNWAMQDPDRRPCHSQDFSLYGNIINGADWHTVPGSMNDFSYLHTNCFEVTVELSCDKFPHENELPQEWENNKDALLTYLEQVRMGIAGVVRDKDTEIGIADAVIAVDGINHDVTTAWGGDYWRLLTPGDYVVTASAEGYHAATRNCRVTFEEGPVPCNFHLTKTPKQRLRELLAAGAKVPPDLRRRLERLRGQN
- the CPXM1 gene encoding probable carboxypeptidase X1 isoform X4, with amino-acid sequence MWGLLLALATFAPAVGVSLGASGASVMGLASPATTEAPVSTPAPRSSQAELSAGNENGTSEQHVRIRVIKKKKIIMKKRKKLTPPSPPVTARASVTTSPARTFDLPEKQEPDCPPLGLESLRVSDNQLDASSSQSFGLGPHRGRLNIQSGLEDGDLFDGAWCAEEQDAEPWLQVDARHPTRFSGIITQGRNSIWRYDWVTSYKVQFSNDSLTWWGSKNRSSGMDAVFPANSDPETPVLNLLPEPQVARFIRLLPQTWLQGGASCLRAEILACPVSDPNGLFPEVPVLGSSDTLDFRHHDYKAMRKLMKQVNEQCPNITRVYSIGKSHQGLKLYVMEMSDQPGEHELGEPEVRYVAGMHGNEALGRELLLLLMQFLCREFLRGDPRVTRLLAETRIHLLPSMNPDGYETAFRRGSELVGWAEGRWNHQGIDLNHNFADLNTPLWEAEDDGLVPDTVPNHHLPLPTYYTLPNATVAPETRAVIKWMERIPFVLSANLHGGELVVSYPFDMTRTPWAARELTPTPDEAVFRWLSTVYAGTNWAMQDPDRRPCHSQDFSLYGNIINGADWHTVPGSMNDFSYLHTNCFEVTVELSCDKFPHENELPQEWENNKDALLTYLEQVRMGIAGVVRDKDTEIGIADAVIAVDGINHDVTTAWGGDYWRLLTPGDYVVTASAEGYHAATRNCRVTFEEGPVPCNFHLTKTPKQRLRELLAAGAKVPPDLRRRLERLRGQN
- the CPXM1 gene encoding probable carboxypeptidase X1 isoform X2 yields the protein MWGLLLALATFAPAVGVSLGASGASVMGLASPATTEAPVSTPAPRSSQAELSAGNENGTSEQHVRIRVIKKKKIIMKKRKKLTPPSPPVTARASVTTSPARTFDLPEKQEPDCPPLGLESLRVSDNQLDASSSQSFGLGPHRGRLNIQSGLEDGDLFDGAWCAEEQDAEPWLQVDARHPTRFSGIITQGRNSIWRYDWVTSYKVQFSNDSLTWWGSKNRSSGMDAVFPANSDPETPVLNLLPEPQVARFIRLLPQTWLQGGASCLRAEILACPVSDPNGLFPEVPVLGSSDTLDFRHHDYKAMRKLMKQVNEQCPNITRVYSIGKSHQGLKLYVMEMSDQPGEHELGEPEVRYVAGMHGNEALGRELLLLLMQFLCREFLRGDPRVTRLLAETRIHLLPSMNPDGYETAFRRVGHLARGPACSFCRGARSLLGLNKPRPWQGSELVGWAEGRWNHQGIDLNHNFADLNTPLWEAEDDGLVPDTVPNHHLPLPTYYTLPNATVAPETRAVIKWMERIPFVLSANLHGGELVVSYPFDMTRTPWAARELTPTPDEAVFRWLSTVYAGTNWAMQDPDRRPCHSQDFSLYGNIINGADWHTVPGSMNDFSYLHTNCFEVTVELSCDKFPHENELPQEWENNKDALLTYLEQVRMGIAGVVRDKDTEIGIADAVIAVDGINHDVTTAWGGDYWRLLTPGDYVVTASAEGYHAATRNCRVTFEEGPVPCNFHLTKTPKQRLRELLAAGAKVPPDLRRRLERLRGQN
- the CPXM1 gene encoding probable carboxypeptidase X1 isoform X1, with protein sequence MGLASPATTEAPVSTPAPRSSQAELSAGNENGTSEQHVRIRVIKKKKIIMKKRKKLTPPSPPVTARASVTTSPARTFDLPEKQEPDCPPLGLESLRVSDNQLDASSSQSFGLGPHRGRLNIQSGLEDGDLFDGAWCAEEQDAEPWLQVDARHPTRFSGIITQGRNSIWRYDWVTSYKVQFSNDSLTWWGSKNRSSGMDAVFPANSDPETPVLNLLPEPQVARFIRLLPQTWLQGGASCLRAEILACPVSDPNGLFPEVPVLGSSDTLDFRHHDYKAMRKLMKQVNEQCPNITRVYSIGKSHQGLKLYVMEMSDQPGEHELGTGRWGGRGGRSGGEGQGHEPVASTCVLPGEPEVRYVAGMHGNEALGRELLLLLMQFLCREFLRGDPRVTRLLAETRIHLLPSMNPDGYETAFRRVGHLARGPACSFCRGARSLLGLNKPRPWQGSELVGWAEGRWNHQGIDLNHNFADLNTPLWEAEDDGLVPDTVPNHHLPLPTYYTLPNATVAPETRAVIKWMERIPFVLSANLHGGELVVSYPFDMTRTPWAARELTPTPDEAVFRWLSTVYAGTNWAMQDPDRRPCHSQDFSLYGNIINGADWHTVPGSMNDFSYLHTNCFEVTVELSCDKFPHENELPQEWENNKDALLTYLEQVRMGIAGVVRDKDTEIGIADAVIAVDGINHDVTTAWGGDYWRLLTPGDYVVTASAEGYHAATRNCRVTFEEGPVPCNFHLTKTPKQRLRELLAAGAKVPPDLRRRLERLRGQN